A DNA window from Janibacter sp. A1S7 contains the following coding sequences:
- the murD gene encoding UDP-N-acetylmuramoyl-L-alanine--D-glutamate ligase: MTGTPDRTSRLAHLTHRDADWSGLRVVVTGLGVSGFAAADSLLEHGARVRVVDAVAPEPGSESVLAQRAQMLDVLGAQLLLGDGAPEALPGPAEGIDLVVTSPGWPPHQPLLAAAAEAGIPIWGDVELAWRMRPSRGAAPWLLVTGTNGKTTTVQMLTAMLRAAGLRAASGGNVGTPVIELVQDPQPFDAIAVELSSFQLHWTHSLRPLAAACLNIAPDHIDWHGSLAAYTAAKGRVFSGAEAACVYNVEDPATRQLVEEADVVEGCRAIGFTLGTPQPSMLGVVEDVLADRAFVEDRHQSAAELGTLADVQGEAATLAPHLVANALAAAALARACGVPPVAVREGLHAWQPEPHRIAHVLTSGDVHWVDDSKATNPHAARASLLAHEHVVWVAGGLLKGADVDELVAAAAPRLRAAVLIGRDREQIAAALARHAPEVPVIDVATTDTGAMDLVVRHAGELARPGDVVLLAPAAASMDMFDNYGARGDAFAAAVDRYVQEG, translated from the coding sequence GTGACCGGTACGCCCGACCGCACCTCCCGATTGGCCCACCTGACCCACCGCGACGCCGACTGGTCAGGGCTGCGCGTCGTCGTCACGGGGCTGGGGGTCTCCGGCTTCGCTGCCGCGGACTCGCTGCTCGAGCACGGCGCCCGCGTGCGCGTCGTCGACGCGGTTGCGCCGGAGCCCGGGTCCGAGTCCGTGCTGGCCCAGCGCGCGCAGATGCTGGACGTGCTGGGGGCGCAGCTGCTGCTCGGCGACGGTGCGCCAGAGGCCCTGCCCGGGCCTGCCGAGGGGATCGACCTCGTCGTCACCTCCCCGGGGTGGCCGCCGCACCAGCCCCTGCTGGCGGCTGCTGCGGAGGCCGGCATCCCCATCTGGGGCGACGTCGAGCTCGCCTGGCGGATGCGACCGAGCCGGGGCGCCGCACCGTGGTTGCTCGTCACCGGCACCAACGGCAAGACGACCACCGTGCAGATGCTCACCGCGATGCTGCGGGCCGCCGGGCTGCGTGCGGCCAGCGGCGGCAACGTCGGCACGCCCGTGATCGAGCTGGTACAGGACCCGCAGCCCTTCGACGCCATCGCGGTCGAGCTGTCGAGCTTCCAGCTGCACTGGACCCACTCCCTTCGCCCCCTGGCCGCGGCCTGCCTGAACATCGCGCCCGACCACATCGACTGGCACGGCTCGCTGGCGGCCTACACCGCCGCCAAGGGCCGGGTCTTCTCCGGTGCCGAGGCCGCCTGCGTCTACAACGTCGAGGACCCGGCGACCCGGCAGCTCGTCGAGGAGGCCGATGTCGTCGAGGGCTGCCGTGCGATCGGCTTCACCCTCGGCACGCCGCAGCCATCCATGCTCGGCGTGGTCGAGGACGTCCTGGCCGACCGGGCCTTCGTCGAGGACCGGCATCAGTCCGCCGCCGAGCTCGGCACGCTCGCCGACGTGCAGGGGGAGGCGGCCACGCTCGCCCCCCACCTCGTCGCCAACGCGCTGGCGGCAGCCGCCCTGGCGCGCGCCTGCGGGGTGCCACCGGTCGCCGTGCGCGAGGGTCTGCACGCCTGGCAGCCCGAGCCCCACCGGATCGCCCACGTCCTCACCTCGGGTGATGTGCACTGGGTCGACGACTCCAAGGCGACCAACCCGCACGCCGCACGGGCCAGCCTGCTCGCGCACGAGCACGTCGTCTGGGTCGCCGGGGGACTGCTCAAGGGTGCCGACGTCGACGAGCTGGTCGCAGCGGCTGCCCCGCGACTGCGCGCAGCCGTGCTCATCGGGCGGGACCGCGAGCAGATCGCCGCGGCGCTTGCCCGACACGCGCCCGAGGTCCCGGTGATCGACGTCGCCACGACGGACACTGGGGCGATGGATCTCGTCGTCCGGCACGCAGGTGAGCTCGCCCGGCCGGGTGACGTGGTGCTGTTGGCCCCGGCGGCGGCATCGATGGACATGTTCGACAACTACGGGGCCCGCGGCGATGCCTTCGCCGCAGCGGTGGATCGGTACGTGCAGGAGGGGTGA
- a CDS encoding UDP-N-acetylmuramoyl-L-alanyl-D-glutamate--2,6-diaminopimelate ligase, whose product MPFPRPERVQPLTLSAVVEVLGPDAARLVDPSTGPVAVTGVSLDTATVRPGDLWAALPGARVHGADFVAAAAEAGAIAVLTDADGVSRIAAKGVDLPVIEVTAPRSRLGEVAAAIYDSAAVMPTMFGITGTNGKTTIAYLMVSALEALGRTTGLIGTIETRVGDQRIKSVRTTPETTDLHALLSVMGERGVDDCVMEVSSHALTLHRVDEVVYDVALFSNLSQDHLDFHLTMEDYFRAKASLFTPRRSRQGVVCIDDEWGLRLAQEASVPITTVTSRLDVEADWVIGGDPRQPDLTLTGSDGMLHLRSALPGDFNRVNTAMAAVALMISGVAPDDVAAAILTRPEVPGRMELVLPSDTARPDVDDLPTALVDFAHTPDAVGAVLSALRLQTNGLLVVVLGAGGSRDPGKRGGMGAAAAAHADVVIVTDDNPRDEEPEVIRAAVADGVWPRSRARLENVPGRGAAIELAVEIACEAGPGATVAVLGKGHEQGQEVRGEVRDHDDRVVLRAALDHRSVSG is encoded by the coding sequence GTGCCATTCCCACGTCCTGAGCGGGTGCAGCCGCTGACGCTGTCCGCGGTGGTCGAGGTCCTGGGACCCGACGCGGCCCGTCTCGTCGATCCCTCGACCGGACCCGTTGCCGTGACCGGTGTCTCCCTCGACACCGCCACCGTGCGCCCCGGTGACCTGTGGGCCGCGCTGCCGGGTGCCCGGGTCCACGGCGCCGACTTCGTCGCGGCCGCCGCCGAGGCGGGGGCGATCGCCGTCCTCACCGACGCGGACGGGGTCTCGCGCATCGCGGCGAAGGGAGTGGACCTGCCCGTCATCGAGGTGACCGCCCCGCGCTCGCGCCTGGGCGAGGTCGCCGCGGCGATCTACGACAGCGCGGCGGTGATGCCCACGATGTTCGGCATCACCGGTACCAACGGCAAGACGACGATCGCCTACCTGATGGTCTCGGCACTGGAGGCACTCGGCCGCACCACGGGCCTCATCGGCACGATCGAGACCCGCGTGGGCGACCAGCGGATCAAGTCGGTGCGCACGACCCCGGAGACGACCGACCTGCACGCGCTGCTGTCGGTCATGGGGGAGCGGGGCGTCGACGACTGCGTCATGGAGGTCTCCAGCCACGCGCTGACGCTCCACCGCGTCGACGAGGTCGTCTACGACGTCGCCCTCTTCTCCAACCTCAGCCAGGACCACCTCGACTTCCACCTGACGATGGAGGACTACTTCCGGGCCAAGGCGAGCCTCTTCACGCCGCGGCGGTCCCGACAGGGGGTCGTGTGCATCGACGACGAGTGGGGTCTGCGGCTGGCACAGGAGGCGAGCGTCCCCATCACGACGGTGACCTCCCGCCTGGACGTCGAGGCCGACTGGGTGATCGGCGGCGACCCGCGTCAGCCCGACCTGACCCTCACCGGCTCGGACGGGATGCTCCACCTGCGCTCGGCACTGCCCGGCGACTTCAACCGGGTCAACACCGCGATGGCGGCCGTCGCGCTGATGATCTCCGGCGTCGCGCCCGACGACGTCGCGGCGGCGATCCTCACCCGCCCGGAGGTCCCCGGCCGGATGGAGCTGGTCCTCCCGAGCGACACGGCGCGCCCCGACGTGGACGACCTGCCGACTGCCCTGGTGGACTTCGCGCACACCCCGGACGCCGTCGGTGCGGTGCTGTCGGCGCTGCGCCTGCAGACCAACGGCCTGCTCGTCGTCGTCCTCGGCGCCGGCGGCAGCCGCGATCCGGGCAAGCGTGGGGGCATGGGCGCGGCGGCCGCCGCGCACGCCGACGTCGTGATCGTCACCGATGACAACCCCCGCGACGAGGAGCCCGAGGTCATCCGCGCGGCCGTCGCCGACGGGGTCTGGCCACGCTCTCGCGCCCGACTGGAGAACGTCCCGGGTCGCGGTGCCGCGATCGAGCTGGCCGTCGAGATCGCCTGCGAGGCCGGACCCGGCGCCACCGTCGCCGTCCTGGGCAAGGGCCACGAGCAGGGCCAAGAGGTGCGCGGAGAGGTCCGCGACCACGACGACCGGGTGGTCCTGCGGGCCGCCCTCGACCACCGGAGCGTCTCGGGATGA
- the mraY gene encoding phospho-N-acetylmuramoyl-pentapeptide-transferase encodes MKAVLIASVVSLVVSLLGTPMFIKYLVKQGYGQFIRDDGPDSHHTKRGTPTMGGAVIILSTVLAYAIAHVVLWTPPTASGILVIFLMVGLGAVGFADDYIKISKQRSLGLKSGEKLVGQALVGVTFAILALQFPNEGLRTPASTHISFVRDLPLDLYFAGPIIGMILFIIWSNLMIAGTSNGVNLTDGLDGLATGSAVMVFAAYVVIAIWQFNQNCQISPGAKCYDVRDPLDLAVVAAAGTGACFGFLWWNASPAKIFMGDTGSLALGGALAGLAILSQTQLLIILLGGLFVTITLSVIIQVASFKSTGKRVFRMAPLQHHFELLGWQEVTIVIRFWIIAGLFVGLGLSVFYAEWVVGAPT; translated from the coding sequence ATGAAGGCGGTGCTCATCGCGTCCGTCGTGTCCCTCGTGGTGTCCCTGCTCGGGACGCCGATGTTCATCAAGTACCTCGTCAAGCAGGGTTACGGCCAGTTCATCCGCGACGACGGGCCCGACTCGCACCACACCAAGCGCGGCACCCCGACGATGGGCGGCGCGGTCATCATCCTCTCGACCGTCCTGGCCTACGCCATCGCCCACGTGGTGCTGTGGACACCGCCCACCGCGAGCGGCATCCTCGTGATCTTCCTCATGGTCGGCCTGGGTGCCGTCGGCTTCGCCGACGACTACATCAAGATCAGCAAGCAGCGCAGCCTCGGCCTGAAGTCGGGGGAGAAGCTGGTCGGGCAGGCCCTCGTCGGCGTGACCTTCGCCATCCTGGCCCTGCAGTTCCCCAACGAGGGGCTACGCACACCTGCCTCGACGCACATCTCCTTCGTGCGGGACCTGCCTCTCGACCTGTACTTCGCCGGACCGATCATCGGCATGATCCTCTTCATCATCTGGTCCAACCTGATGATCGCGGGGACCTCCAACGGCGTGAACCTCACCGACGGACTCGACGGCCTCGCGACCGGGTCCGCGGTCATGGTCTTCGCCGCCTACGTCGTGATCGCGATCTGGCAGTTCAACCAGAACTGCCAGATCAGCCCGGGCGCCAAGTGCTACGACGTGCGCGACCCACTCGACCTCGCGGTGGTCGCCGCCGCCGGCACCGGGGCGTGCTTCGGCTTCCTGTGGTGGAACGCCTCACCGGCGAAGATCTTCATGGGTGACACCGGTTCGCTCGCGCTCGGGGGCGCACTGGCCGGTCTGGCGATCCTGTCGCAGACCCAGTTGCTCATCATCCTGCTCGGCGGCCTCTTCGTCACGATCACCCTGTCGGTGATCATCCAGGTCGCCTCCTTCAAGTCCACCGGCAAACGGGTCTTCCGGATGGCCCCGCTGCAGCACCACTTCGAGCTGCTGGGGTGGCAGGAGGTCACGATCGTCATCCGGTTCTGGATCATCGCCGGGCTCTTCGTCGGCCTCGGCCTGTCCGTCTTCTACGCCGAGTGGGTCGTGGGGGCCCCCACGTGA
- the rsmH gene encoding 16S rRNA (cytosine(1402)-N(4))-methyltransferase RsmH has translation MADADTPGGVRPVSQGSARHVPVMLDEVLDLLSPVLSTPSPGAGRLVHVDGTLGMGGHAEAVLAAGADVHLVGIDRDPQALELAKERLARFGDRVTLVHATNDEIDTVLDDLGIDTVTSAFFDLGVSSLQLDETERGFAYAHDAPLDMRMDPGVGMTAADVLNTYPARDLARVLSQYGEERFARRIAAAIVREREVAPFATSARLVELLRSTIPMATQRGGGHPAKRTFQALRIEVNEELAGWSRALPVALRRLAIGGRIAVLSFHSLEDRITKRALAAGATSTAPPDLPVEPPEHRAELRLLTRGALRPTQTELDTNPRSASVRLRAAERTTAPRPTKGTVR, from the coding sequence GTGGCCGACGCAGACACCCCGGGTGGAGTTCGACCCGTGTCGCAGGGCAGTGCCCGGCACGTCCCCGTCATGCTCGACGAGGTCCTCGACCTGCTCTCACCCGTCCTCTCGACGCCGTCACCGGGCGCCGGCAGGCTCGTTCACGTCGACGGCACCCTGGGCATGGGCGGCCACGCCGAGGCGGTCCTGGCAGCCGGTGCCGACGTGCACCTCGTGGGGATCGACCGCGACCCGCAGGCGCTGGAGCTCGCGAAGGAGCGGCTCGCCCGCTTCGGTGACCGCGTGACCCTCGTCCACGCGACCAATGACGAGATCGACACGGTCCTCGACGACCTGGGCATCGACACCGTCACCTCGGCCTTCTTCGACCTCGGCGTCTCCTCCCTGCAGCTCGACGAGACCGAGCGCGGCTTCGCCTACGCACACGACGCCCCGCTGGACATGCGGATGGACCCGGGCGTCGGCATGACCGCCGCCGACGTGCTCAACACCTACCCGGCCCGTGACCTGGCCCGCGTCCTCTCCCAGTACGGCGAGGAGCGCTTCGCCCGCAGGATCGCCGCGGCGATCGTCCGGGAGCGGGAGGTCGCCCCCTTCGCCACCTCGGCACGCCTCGTGGAGCTGCTGCGCAGCACCATCCCGATGGCCACCCAGCGCGGTGGCGGCCACCCGGCCAAGCGCACCTTCCAGGCGCTGCGGATCGAGGTCAACGAGGAGCTGGCCGGCTGGAGCCGGGCGCTGCCCGTGGCCCTGCGCCGCCTGGCCATCGGCGGTCGGATCGCCGTGCTGTCCTTCCACTCCCTCGAGGACCGCATCACCAAGCGGGCCCTCGCCGCCGGCGCGACCTCCACCGCGCCTCCCGACCTGCCCGTCGAGCCGCCCGAGCACCGGGCCGAGCTGCGACTGCTCACCCGCGGCGCCCTCCGGCCCACGCAGACCGAGCTGGACACCAACCCCAGATCCGCCTCGGTGCGCCTGCGCGCAGCCGAGCGCACCACAGCCCCCAGGCCCACGAAAGGCACCGTGAGATGA
- a CDS encoding peptidoglycan D,D-transpeptidase FtsI family protein — MTERRPGGSGSSPRRTPGAKGAAPRRTAPTAKKATSKKATAKKAGAGKTAPRRPAARGATAKKATTKRPAPRQPVAAAPSGPGNSRARMRALMVTSLIVLSLFAAQLLRIQGFDSEAVAANALAQRTHTETIPAQRGTIYGVNGTVLAQSQERRTVTVDQTAVPEYEKTVDGELTEVGVEGAAQDLAQLLDESAGELQEVMTGQERYVVLAKNVSPLTWRRINDLGIPGIYSERTSQRTYPQSTTVASLVGFVQPQDQSAGAGLELQFDDVLTGDPGRATYQIAQDGSRLPNASDEIDSARPGRDIRLTVDNDIQWYAQNALANQVEQTQALSGTIVVQDVNTGELVALASYPTFDPNDLADADGVYTNLAFSDVFEPGSTAKIMTVAAGLEEGTITPMSPMLLPGSMRRGNATLKDSHPHPDEYRTVAGALAESSNTGMMLIGETMSPTTLEEYLRRFGLGSRSGSGFPGESAGLLPPAEEWNGSQRYTVTYGQGVSTTAIQVTNVFQAIANDGVRLSPTFVDAIKDEEGNWQPAQEAKRTRAVSKTTANQVSRMLEGVVSEEGTAPKAQIEGYSVAGKTGTADRYDPDSGGYSGKTASFIGYAPADDPQLVVSVILQRPIKGYYGGIVAAPVFKDVMTYALQKQKVPPTPKDQRTPKVRTEPPGKPDMDDPDLLRDRGAPGGG, encoded by the coding sequence GTGACCGAGCGTCGACCCGGCGGCAGTGGGTCCTCGCCCCGCCGTACGCCCGGAGCGAAGGGGGCGGCCCCCCGGCGAACCGCGCCCACAGCCAAGAAGGCCACGTCCAAGAAGGCCACGGCCAAGAAGGCCGGCGCAGGCAAGACGGCACCTCGTCGACCGGCTGCGCGAGGGGCGACGGCGAAGAAGGCGACGACCAAGCGACCGGCCCCGCGGCAGCCCGTCGCGGCAGCGCCGTCGGGCCCGGGCAACTCACGGGCCCGCATGCGGGCCCTGATGGTCACCTCGCTGATCGTGCTCAGCCTCTTCGCCGCGCAGCTGCTGCGCATCCAGGGATTCGACTCCGAGGCGGTCGCCGCCAATGCCCTGGCGCAGCGCACGCACACCGAGACCATCCCGGCCCAGCGCGGCACGATCTACGGCGTCAACGGCACGGTCCTCGCCCAGAGCCAGGAGCGGCGCACGGTCACCGTCGACCAGACGGCCGTGCCCGAGTACGAGAAGACCGTCGACGGCGAGCTGACCGAGGTCGGGGTCGAGGGCGCGGCCCAGGACCTGGCGCAGCTGCTCGACGAGTCGGCCGGGGAGCTGCAGGAGGTGATGACGGGGCAGGAGCGCTACGTCGTCCTCGCCAAGAACGTCTCGCCCCTGACCTGGCGCAGGATCAACGACCTGGGCATCCCCGGCATCTACTCCGAGCGCACCTCCCAGCGCACCTACCCGCAGTCGACGACCGTCGCCTCGCTCGTCGGGTTCGTCCAGCCCCAGGACCAGAGCGCCGGCGCCGGCCTGGAGCTGCAGTTCGACGACGTCCTCACCGGCGATCCCGGCCGGGCGACCTACCAGATCGCCCAGGACGGATCCCGGCTGCCCAACGCCTCGGACGAGATCGACTCCGCCCGACCGGGGCGCGACATCCGCCTGACGGTCGACAACGACATCCAGTGGTATGCGCAGAACGCGCTGGCCAACCAGGTCGAGCAGACCCAGGCGCTCTCCGGCACGATCGTCGTCCAGGACGTCAACACCGGTGAGCTCGTCGCCCTGGCCTCGTACCCGACCTTCGACCCCAACGACCTGGCCGATGCGGACGGCGTCTACACCAACCTCGCCTTCAGTGACGTCTTCGAGCCCGGCTCGACCGCGAAGATCATGACCGTCGCCGCCGGCCTCGAGGAGGGCACGATCACGCCGATGTCGCCGATGCTCCTCCCGGGCTCGATGCGTCGCGGCAATGCCACGCTCAAGGACTCCCACCCCCATCCGGACGAGTACCGCACCGTTGCCGGTGCGCTCGCCGAGTCGAGCAACACCGGCATGATGCTCATCGGCGAGACCATGTCGCCCACAACGCTCGAGGAGTACCTGCGCCGCTTCGGTCTGGGCTCCCGGAGCGGGTCGGGCTTCCCCGGGGAGTCCGCCGGCCTGCTGCCGCCGGCCGAGGAGTGGAACGGCTCGCAGCGGTACACGGTGACCTACGGCCAGGGCGTCTCGACGACCGCGATCCAGGTGACCAACGTCTTCCAGGCCATCGCCAACGACGGCGTGCGGCTCAGCCCGACCTTCGTCGACGCGATCAAGGACGAGGAGGGCAACTGGCAGCCTGCGCAGGAGGCGAAGCGCACCCGAGCAGTGTCGAAGACGACCGCCAACCAGGTCTCCCGGATGCTCGAGGGCGTCGTCTCCGAGGAGGGCACCGCCCCCAAGGCGCAGATCGAGGGGTACAGCGTCGCCGGCAAGACCGGGACGGCGGACCGCTACGACCCCGACTCCGGTGGCTACTCCGGCAAGACCGCCAGTTTCATCGGCTACGCGCCGGCCGACGACCCGCAGCTCGTGGTCTCGGTGATCCTGCAGCGTCCGATCAAGGGGTACTACGGCGGCATCGTCGCCGCGCCGGTGTTCAAGGACGTCATGACCTACGCCCTGCAGAAGCAGAAGGTCCCGCCGACCCCGAAGGACCAGCGCACCCCGAAGGTGCGTACCGAGCCGCCCGGCAAGCCCGACATGGACGACCCTGACCTCCTGCGTGACCGGGGCGCCCCCGGCGGAGGGTAA
- a CDS encoding UDP-N-acetylmuramoyl-tripeptide--D-alanyl-D-alanine ligase, with product MIPTTLGAVADITGGRLHGCSTSEADAITVDGPVVTDSREAAPGSLYIARVGESADGHQFVPAAAKGGAVAAITTREVDGLPAVVVEDDQAAFVALARHLVDSRPDLTVIGITGSSGKTSTKDLLGAVLEVDGGTVAPLGSYNSEVGVPLTVCRITSATRHLVVEMGARGIGHIEYLTHIAPPRIGIVLNVGHAHVGEFGSLEAVGRAKSELPAALPTDGVAVLNADDPVVAAMAGRTGAHVVLVGESETATVRATDVTLDAAGRASFTVTAPFGTAQVTLGLVGRHHVGNALAVIAAAHAAGMSLDRIVTAMAAARPRSRWRMEVTRREDGVTVVNDAYNANPDSMSAALRSVSGMATSGRRWAVLGAMLELGDDAPVLHAQVGSEVAQLGFDELLVVGEDAHPLADGARAAGAEDLRVRTVPDADAAEELLREELSTGDVVVFKSSRDAGLRWLGDRIVQREARA from the coding sequence ATGATCCCCACGACCCTGGGCGCCGTCGCCGACATCACCGGCGGGCGCCTGCACGGATGCAGCACGAGCGAGGCCGACGCGATCACCGTCGACGGGCCCGTCGTCACCGATTCCCGCGAGGCGGCCCCCGGCAGCCTCTACATCGCCCGTGTGGGGGAGAGCGCCGACGGCCACCAGTTCGTCCCCGCCGCGGCGAAGGGGGGCGCCGTCGCCGCCATCACCACCCGGGAGGTCGACGGCCTGCCGGCCGTCGTCGTCGAGGACGACCAGGCGGCCTTCGTGGCCCTCGCCCGGCACCTCGTCGACTCCCGCCCGGATCTGACGGTCATCGGGATCACCGGCTCCTCGGGCAAGACGAGTACCAAGGACCTGCTCGGCGCGGTCCTCGAGGTCGACGGTGGCACGGTCGCCCCGCTCGGCTCCTACAACTCCGAGGTCGGTGTGCCGCTGACCGTCTGCCGGATCACGTCGGCGACCCGGCACCTCGTCGTCGAGATGGGCGCCCGGGGCATCGGCCACATCGAGTACCTCACCCACATCGCCCCGCCACGGATCGGGATCGTGCTCAACGTCGGTCACGCCCACGTCGGTGAGTTCGGGTCGCTGGAGGCCGTCGGCAGAGCGAAGTCCGAGCTGCCCGCCGCCCTGCCGACCGACGGAGTCGCCGTGCTCAACGCCGACGACCCGGTCGTCGCCGCCATGGCCGGACGAACCGGGGCGCACGTCGTCCTCGTCGGAGAGTCCGAGACGGCCACCGTGCGCGCCACGGACGTGACCCTCGACGCGGCCGGTCGGGCCTCGTTCACCGTCACCGCCCCCTTCGGCACCGCACAGGTGACCCTCGGCCTCGTCGGCCGCCACCACGTCGGCAACGCCCTGGCCGTCATCGCTGCCGCCCACGCGGCCGGCATGTCCCTCGACCGGATCGTCACCGCGATGGCCGCAGCGCGCCCGCGGAGCCGGTGGCGGATGGAGGTCACCCGTCGCGAGGACGGCGTGACCGTCGTCAACGACGCCTACAACGCCAACCCCGACTCGATGTCGGCCGCACTGCGCTCGGTGTCCGGGATGGCCACGTCGGGCCGCCGATGGGCCGTCCTGGGAGCGATGCTCGAGCTCGGTGACGACGCACCGGTCCTGCACGCGCAGGTCGGGAGCGAGGTCGCGCAGCTGGGCTTCGACGAGTTGCTCGTCGTCGGCGAGGACGCGCACCCGCTGGCCGACGGCGCGCGCGCGGCCGGGGCCGAGGACCTTCGCGTGCGGACCGTCCCCGATGCCGATGCCGCCGAGGAACTGCTGCGCGAGGAACTCTCGACCGGAGACGTCGTGGTGTTCAAGTCCAGCCGTGACGCCGGGCTACGGTGGCTCGGAGATCGAATCGTCCAGAGGGAGGCTCGCGCATGA